The following are encoded together in the Nitrospirota bacterium genome:
- a CDS encoding DUF2231 domain-containing protein: MFNILHLHPMLVHFPIALFFTSFFFDILFRFTRKKEFQKMGYYILILAVITGALAAGAGILIEDKIESSGISERQIDDHKGFAMVALVIFVVLLVFRFFKKGDLSGQVFNLYILLSFVAILLLSYAAFKGGKLVYEYGAAVQQLPVPSQTK; encoded by the coding sequence ATGTTTAATATTCTTCATCTCCATCCGATGTTGGTTCATTTTCCTATTGCGTTATTTTTCACCTCGTTCTTCTTTGATATTCTTTTTCGGTTTACCCGGAAAAAGGAGTTTCAAAAAATGGGCTATTATATCCTGATCCTCGCGGTCATCACGGGTGCTTTAGCCGCTGGCGCGGGCATCCTGATCGAAGATAAAATCGAGTCGTCCGGCATTAGCGAACGGCAAATCGATGACCATAAGGGATTTGCCATGGTCGCACTCGTCATTTTTGTCGTCCTTCTCGTCTTCCGATTCTTCAAAAAAGGCGATCTTTCGGGTCAGGTTTTTAACCTCTATATCCTCCTTAGTTTCGTCGCCATTCTCCTCTTAAGCTATGCCGCGTTTAAAGGGGGAAAACTGGTATACGAATATGGCGCGGCGGTTCAACAACTCCCCGTCCCGTCGCAGACGAAATAA
- a CDS encoding multicopper oxidase domain-containing protein, whose protein sequence is MRNRLKNIFLALLGILSIFIVYNIPVAQAIVQCPANDPLAVCIRLGATDGYTKGADGEDLYIFGFVDLTGVPENEIVNYKGQAHLPGPMIEVWEGQHLYITETNLGFSNRIDLFDPHTLHFHGFPHAMAIFDGVPDNSIAVNDGQDFTYFYQLNDPGTYPYHCHQEPVEHIQMGMVALINVHPLQDVSLYPDQTTALAALKAKAGIGDFKFASNGYAYNDGGTTPGTSTTYFDRAFNFLIDDIDARKHHNDETIQESKNEWHDYHPNQYILNGRVYPDTLLAPNDSTMTSGHDYIGSTSALVTANQGEKVLLRMVNLGYKTHTLTIPGITMRVIGEDAKILRGPTGLDLSYSRTGIELAGGKTADILLDTAGVAKGTYFMYARELNQEGYLSLTDILTNAPQSENNGGMMTQIIIN, encoded by the coding sequence ATGCGGAATAGATTGAAAAACATTTTCCTGGCCCTGTTAGGGATATTATCGATTTTTATCGTTTATAATATACCTGTTGCGCAAGCGATTGTGCAATGCCCTGCCAATGATCCTTTGGCGGTCTGTATTCGGTTGGGTGCGACCGATGGTTATACCAAAGGGGCCGATGGGGAAGATCTCTATATTTTCGGTTTTGTCGATCTGACCGGCGTTCCCGAAAATGAAATCGTGAATTATAAGGGCCAGGCCCATCTTCCAGGTCCGATGATTGAAGTTTGGGAAGGCCAACATCTCTATATTACAGAGACAAACCTTGGCTTCAGTAACCGAATCGATCTGTTTGATCCGCATACGCTTCATTTTCACGGTTTCCCTCATGCGATGGCGATTTTCGACGGGGTTCCGGATAATTCGATTGCCGTGAACGACGGGCAGGATTTTACCTATTTTTATCAACTCAACGACCCGGGGACCTATCCCTATCATTGTCATCAGGAACCGGTTGAGCATATCCAGATGGGCATGGTCGCGTTGATCAATGTTCATCCGTTACAGGACGTTAGCCTCTACCCGGATCAGACGACCGCACTCGCCGCGCTCAAAGCAAAAGCAGGAATTGGCGACTTCAAATTCGCATCAAACGGATATGCCTATAACGACGGCGGAACGACTCCCGGTACCTCCACGACCTATTTTGATCGAGCCTTTAACTTCCTCATCGATGATATCGATGCCCGGAAACACCACAATGATGAAACAATTCAGGAAAGCAAGAATGAATGGCACGACTACCATCCCAATCAATATATTTTAAACGGCAGGGTCTATCCGGACACACTCCTCGCTCCGAATGATTCTACGATGACAAGCGGCCACGATTATATCGGAAGTACCTCCGCGCTTGTCACGGCAAATCAGGGAGAAAAAGTTCTTCTGCGGATGGTCAATCTTGGTTATAAAACCCATACCTTGACGATTCCCGGAATCACAATGCGTGTTATCGGTGAAGACGCGAAAATTCTTCGGGGTCCGACCGGCCTTGATCTTTCCTATTCAAGAACCGGGATCGAACTTGCCGGAGGCAAAACAGCTGATATACTTCTGGATACGGCTGGGGTTGCAAAGGGGACCTATTTCATGTACGCGAGAGAACTTAACCAGGAAGGCTATTTAAGTCTGACCGATATTTTGACGAACGCCCCGCAGAGTGAAAACAACGGCGGGATGATGACTCAGATTATCATTAATTAA
- a CDS encoding multicopper oxidase domain-containing protein, protein MDFSKTKRIVLAAFLTCLIVGGAQSLSMAQDIHLKAKKGFITEPDGNGVPMWGFTQDGNFRYPGPTIEVNQNEVVNVYLQNIDVPEPVSIVFFGQEGVSNQDPVYVTNDGLTTTLPGDKRTLRSMAAEALPGGAEILYTFTASKAGTYYYQSGTHADEQIDMGLFGGIIVRPTGYNAATNKIAYANCSNCGYDREFLFLLSAVDSIQHNRVEAGLPYESTSYMPSYWFINGRSFPDTLEETYPESAQFQSQPMNALVKSYPGEKLLFRTITLDRDIHPFHHHGVHALVLAKNGKLLQSASSAPLADLAVLQFSQSVPVGETADSIWSWDANDPSAPQMGGSHETMLGYDIYGNDQNNLIPVAIPQDLALVHGPFYSGSPYLGKTGDLPVAETAVSLNHGGEHYMIFHSHHEIELTNFDETPGGMMTQIMICAPGAQACQ, encoded by the coding sequence ATGGATTTTTCGAAGACAAAAAGAATCGTACTTGCCGCTTTCTTAACCTGCTTGATCGTAGGGGGGGCGCAGTCCCTTTCGATGGCTCAGGACATTCATCTCAAGGCTAAAAAGGGGTTCATTACCGAGCCGGATGGAAACGGGGTTCCCATGTGGGGATTTACCCAGGATGGGAATTTTCGCTACCCGGGTCCGACCATCGAGGTCAACCAAAATGAAGTCGTCAATGTCTATCTGCAGAACATTGATGTTCCTGAACCTGTTTCGATTGTCTTTTTTGGACAGGAAGGCGTTTCCAATCAGGATCCTGTCTATGTGACCAACGACGGTTTAACCACAACGTTACCTGGCGATAAGCGGACGTTAAGGTCGATGGCGGCGGAAGCGCTCCCGGGTGGAGCTGAAATCCTCTATACTTTTACGGCAAGCAAAGCGGGTACCTACTACTATCAGAGCGGGACTCATGCGGACGAACAGATTGATATGGGCCTTTTCGGCGGAATCATTGTCCGACCCACAGGGTACAATGCCGCCACGAACAAGATTGCCTATGCCAATTGTTCAAATTGCGGATACGACCGGGAATTTCTCTTTCTTTTGAGTGCCGTCGATTCCATCCAGCATAACCGGGTTGAAGCAGGCCTTCCATACGAGAGCACCTCTTATATGCCCTCATATTGGTTTATCAACGGGCGTTCATTTCCCGATACACTTGAAGAGACCTATCCGGAATCAGCCCAATTTCAAAGTCAACCGATGAATGCGCTGGTAAAAAGCTATCCCGGAGAAAAACTATTGTTCAGAACAATTACGCTGGATCGTGACATTCACCCCTTTCATCATCACGGCGTCCATGCGCTGGTTCTGGCAAAGAACGGCAAACTCCTGCAGAGCGCTTCTTCGGCACCCTTGGCCGACCTCGCGGTCCTTCAATTTTCACAATCTGTTCCGGTCGGTGAAACCGCCGATTCGATCTGGTCCTGGGATGCCAATGATCCGAGTGCCCCTCAAATGGGTGGAAGTCATGAAACGATGCTGGGATATGATATCTATGGTAACGATCAAAATAACCTCATTCCGGTTGCCATTCCGCAAGACCTTGCTTTAGTGCATGGTCCATTTTACAGCGGCAGCCCGTATCTTGGGAAAACCGGTGACCTTCCAGTCGCAGAAACGGCGGTGAGTCTGAACCATGGCGGAGAGCATTATATGATTTTTCATAGCCACCATGAAATAGAACTAACCAATTTCGATGAAACTCCGGGTGGGATGATGACCCAGATTATGATCTGCGCTCCCGGTGCTCAAGCTTGTCAATAA